A genomic window from Pantoea alhagi includes:
- a CDS encoding acyltransferase, giving the protein MSAQKISWIDNLRAVACLMVIMIHTTTWYITNSGQVAESAWDSANLLNSASRVCVPLFFMISGYLFFGERSAQPRHFLRIVLCLLFYSAVALIYISWLTPISEKLSLLHLLQKPVFYHLWFFFAIITIYLFSPLIQVKPATARYVIVMVLVVAVLANPNTVEQDAGRFQWLPVNLYISGDSIYYLLYALLGRALGTMQCDRRGVSWLMALLFIVCVAGISVGTKKELHVNGAFSDLWYLYCGPLVFIGALSLFILFKNCLNRPLPGLALISRNSLPIYGFHALFIHFMRTHYLDHKQWPLLDIALVFTTTLAGSLLLALALRRLDRRHLVS; this is encoded by the coding sequence ATGTCGGCGCAAAAGATTAGCTGGATAGATAATTTACGTGCGGTGGCCTGCCTGATGGTCATCATGATCCATACCACTACCTGGTATATCACCAACAGCGGCCAGGTGGCGGAATCTGCCTGGGATAGCGCAAATCTGCTGAACTCCGCTTCGCGCGTCTGCGTACCGCTGTTCTTTATGATTTCCGGCTACCTGTTTTTCGGCGAGCGCAGCGCGCAGCCGCGTCATTTTCTGCGCATTGTGCTCTGTTTGCTGTTTTACAGCGCCGTCGCGCTGATCTATATCAGCTGGCTGACGCCGATCAGCGAAAAACTTTCGCTGCTGCATCTGCTACAGAAACCGGTGTTTTATCACCTGTGGTTTTTCTTTGCGATTATCACTATCTACCTGTTTTCGCCGCTGATTCAGGTGAAACCGGCCACGGCGCGCTACGTTATCGTGATGGTCCTGGTGGTAGCGGTACTGGCGAATCCGAATACCGTCGAGCAGGACGCAGGCCGCTTTCAGTGGCTGCCGGTAAACCTCTATATCAGCGGAGACAGCATCTACTATCTGCTCTATGCCCTGCTGGGCCGCGCGCTTGGCACCATGCAGTGTGACAGGCGCGGCGTGAGTTGGCTGATGGCGCTGCTGTTTATCGTCTGCGTGGCGGGCATCTCGGTCGGCACCAAAAAAGAGCTGCATGTTAACGGTGCATTTTCCGATCTCTGGTATCTCTACTGCGGGCCGTTGGTGTTTATCGGCGCGCTGAGCCTGTTTATCCTGTTTAAAAACTGCCTTAACCGACCCCTGCCTGGACTGGCTCTGATTTCGCGCAACTCCCTGCCGATCTATGGCTTTCATGCGCTGTTCATCCACTTTATGCGTACGCACTATCTGGACCATAAACAGTGGCCGCTGCTGGATATTGCGCTGGTTTTCACCACTACGCTGGCGGGCAGCCTGCTGCTCGCGCTGGCGTTGCGCCGCCTCGACCGGCGTCACCTGGTAAGTTAA
- the xylB gene encoding xylulokinase — protein sequence MVIGIDLGTSGVKVVLLNDEGEVVASQTEKLTVSRPQPLWSEQDADSWWQATDKAMRALAQQHPLSQAQAIGLSGQMHGATLLDAQHQLLRPAILWNDGRSLAQCQQLEEALPEARRITGNLMMPGFTAPKLLWVKQHEPEIFTRIAKVLLPKDYLRWRLTGVFASDMSDAAGTMWLDVAQRCWSETLLNACGLTLTQMPTLFEGNQITGYLHSQLAQQWGMESVPVVAGGGDNAAGAIGSGMINAGQGMLSLGTSGVYFVVSEGFLANPESAVHSFCHALPDRWHLMSVMLSAAACLDWAAALTGCADVPALLAEAERARSDVPPLFFLPYLSGERTPHNNPQAKGVFFGMTHQHGRPELAQAVLEGVGYALAEGMDAVHACGIRPSSIMLIGGGARSAYWRQMLADICGQTLDYCQGGDVGPALGAARLAQLALRPEQPPEALLPALPLAQRHQPDAQRHQRYQARRAHFARIYQQLAPLMDTESL from the coding sequence ATGGTTATCGGCATCGATTTAGGCACCTCCGGCGTGAAGGTCGTATTGCTGAACGACGAGGGTGAGGTGGTTGCAAGCCAGACGGAAAAGCTAACGGTTTCTCGTCCGCAGCCGCTGTGGAGCGAGCAGGATGCCGATAGCTGGTGGCAGGCGACCGATAAGGCGATGCGGGCGCTGGCTCAGCAGCACCCGCTGAGCCAGGCTCAGGCCATTGGCCTGAGCGGGCAGATGCATGGCGCGACGTTGCTGGATGCGCAGCATCAGCTGCTGCGTCCGGCAATTTTATGGAACGATGGCCGCAGCCTGGCACAGTGTCAGCAACTGGAAGAGGCGCTGCCTGAAGCGCGAAGGATCACCGGTAACCTGATGATGCCGGGCTTTACCGCGCCCAAACTGCTGTGGGTAAAGCAGCATGAGCCGGAAATTTTTACACGTATTGCTAAAGTACTGTTGCCGAAAGATTATCTGCGCTGGCGGCTGACCGGTGTTTTCGCCAGCGATATGTCCGATGCGGCAGGCACCATGTGGCTGGATGTGGCGCAGCGCTGCTGGAGCGAAACGCTGCTTAACGCCTGCGGGCTGACCCTGACGCAAATGCCGACGTTGTTTGAAGGCAACCAGATCACTGGCTATTTGCATTCGCAGCTGGCGCAGCAATGGGGAATGGAAAGCGTACCGGTAGTGGCGGGCGGCGGCGATAATGCCGCAGGCGCCATCGGTAGCGGGATGATTAACGCCGGGCAGGGCATGCTGTCGCTGGGCACCTCCGGCGTTTACTTTGTGGTAAGCGAGGGTTTTCTGGCGAATCCGGAAAGCGCGGTACACAGCTTCTGCCATGCGCTGCCGGATCGTTGGCATTTAATGTCAGTGATGCTCAGCGCTGCCGCCTGTCTGGACTGGGCCGCCGCGCTGACCGGCTGCGCCGATGTGCCGGCACTGCTGGCGGAAGCCGAACGGGCGCGGTCCGATGTGCCGCCGCTGTTTTTCCTGCCTTATCTTTCAGGCGAGCGCACGCCGCATAATAATCCGCAGGCGAAAGGCGTGTTCTTTGGGATGACCCATCAGCATGGCAGGCCGGAATTGGCGCAGGCGGTGCTGGAAGGCGTGGGTTATGCGCTGGCGGAGGGGATGGATGCAGTACATGCCTGCGGCATCAGGCCATCCAGCATTATGCTGATCGGTGGCGGCGCGCGTAGCGCTTACTGGCGACAGATGCTGGCGGATATCTGCGGACAGACGCTGGATTATTGCCAGGGCGGCGACGTGGGTCCGGCGCTGGGGGCTGCGCGCCTGGCGCAGCTGGCGCTGCGCCCCGAACAACCGCCGGAAGCGCTGTTGCCTGCGCTGCCTTTAGCGCAGCGTCATCAGCCCGATGCGCAACGCCATCAACGTTATCAGGCGCGGCGTGCGCATTTCGCCAGAATCTATCAGCAGCTGGCACCGCTGATGGATACCGAGTCGCTGTAA
- a CDS encoding xylose ABC transporter ATP-binding protein codes for MTTLLEMKNITKRFGAVKAVDDISLRLEPGEVVSLCGENGSGKSTLMKVLCGLYPAGDYEGEILFSGEPLRPANIRDTERKGIVIIHQELALVRQLTVLENIFLGSEIGRGGVVDDETMALRCQRLLKQVKLDISPHTRVGDLGIGQQQLVEIARALNKQVRLLILDEPTSSLTEQETSVLLGIVKDLRDHGIACVYISHKLNEVKAISDTICVIRDGRHIATCAAEGLSEDDIITMMVGRELTALYPREPHEQGEAILRVENLTAWHPVNRHLRRVNNVSFTLRRGEILGIAGLVGAGRTETVQCLTGLWPGRWEGQITIKQHRVNPRGWDCQQAIQHGIAMVPEDRKKDGIVPLLGVGKNITLAALGQFSNAFSVLDEAREQVAINASIRQLRVKTSSAELAVGRLSGGNQQKAVIAKCLLLNPQILILDEPTRGIDIGARVEIYKLIHQLVQQGIAIIVISSELPEVLGLSDRVLVMHEGQIKADLPNHNLTQEQVMEAALRSEHYA; via the coding sequence ATGACCACGCTACTGGAAATGAAAAACATTACCAAGCGCTTCGGTGCCGTAAAGGCCGTGGACGATATTTCTTTGCGCCTTGAGCCGGGCGAAGTGGTGTCGTTGTGTGGCGAAAACGGCTCCGGTAAATCGACGCTGATGAAGGTGCTGTGCGGCCTCTATCCGGCGGGCGACTACGAAGGGGAGATCCTGTTTTCTGGCGAACCGCTGCGCCCTGCCAATATTCGCGATACCGAGCGCAAGGGCATCGTGATTATTCATCAGGAGCTGGCGCTGGTCCGGCAGCTTACCGTGCTGGAAAACATCTTTCTCGGCAGTGAGATCGGCCGGGGCGGCGTGGTGGATGACGAAACCATGGCGCTACGCTGTCAGCGGCTGCTGAAGCAGGTAAAGCTGGATATCTCGCCGCATACGCGCGTCGGCGATTTAGGGATTGGTCAACAGCAGCTGGTGGAAATCGCCCGCGCGTTGAACAAACAGGTGCGCCTGCTGATTCTGGATGAGCCAACCTCTTCCCTTACTGAACAGGAGACCAGCGTACTGCTGGGGATCGTTAAGGATCTGCGCGATCACGGCATCGCCTGCGTTTATATCTCGCACAAGCTCAATGAGGTTAAGGCAATATCCGACACCATCTGCGTGATTCGCGACGGCAGGCATATCGCCACCTGTGCGGCAGAGGGCCTGAGCGAGGACGATATTATTACCATGATGGTCGGGCGCGAGCTGACGGCGCTCTATCCACGTGAGCCGCATGAACAAGGCGAGGCGATCCTGCGCGTGGAAAATCTTACCGCCTGGCATCCGGTGAACCGTCATCTGCGACGGGTAAATAATGTCTCCTTTACGCTGCGACGCGGGGAGATCCTCGGTATCGCCGGGCTGGTCGGAGCCGGACGCACCGAGACCGTTCAGTGCCTGACCGGTCTCTGGCCTGGGCGCTGGGAAGGTCAGATCACCATCAAACAACATCGGGTTAATCCGCGCGGTTGGGACTGCCAGCAGGCCATTCAGCACGGCATTGCCATGGTGCCGGAAGATCGTAAAAAAGATGGCATCGTGCCGCTGCTGGGCGTAGGGAAAAACATCACCCTGGCGGCGCTGGGGCAGTTCAGCAACGCATTCTCCGTTTTGGATGAGGCGCGCGAGCAGGTTGCTATTAATGCGTCTATTCGCCAACTGCGGGTGAAAACCTCTTCCGCAGAGCTGGCGGTAGGTCGCCTGAGCGGTGGCAATCAGCAGAAGGCGGTGATCGCGAAATGCCTGCTGCTTAATCCACAAATTTTGATCCTCGACGAACCCACGCGCGGCATCGATATCGGTGCCCGCGTCGAAATTTACAAGCTGATCCATCAGCTGGTGCAACAGGGCATCGCCATTATTGTGATCTCATCCGAGCTGCCAGAAGTGCTGGGATTAAGCGATCGCGTACTGGTAATGCACGAAGGACAAATCAAAGCTGACTTGCCGAACCATAACCTGACGCAGGAACAGGTGATGGAAGCGGCCCTGCGGAGTGAACATTATGCTTAA
- a CDS encoding HNH/endonuclease VII fold putative polymorphic toxin, with the protein MGASLPGNRLICLSRDTLAPESFERIISPLAAWKHIEQDYRFDDSWNNSLYIVNIFPKFAHPLAATLPEYGRRSKEQLKALTERGEVVCLNDVSVLPAGLFYIDDNGMLICRDKTLFRFDGANRIIAAFNLAVSKRDYHHSGGKPAPTSSRQLREGSQPAVYETLNSKNVGRLLAAGGIYNGNVEGFRKTAEQLGGDAPAGYNQVLNETTRGVAIAGASIAVGLGIRRLNTARELEALSGQQKINQPGAVSGSERRTDVSDLPGLTSRNSAFRAAKDQAGIPKSSQFTTHKYVYDSDFENRTVYEFDVNGRKKYVILHEEDKYGRGPHFHAADDLRNNPMEKGKYNQYSGHHPEDMNGFNVTDKRK; encoded by the coding sequence ATGGGAGCGAGTCTGCCAGGGAACCGCCTTATCTGCCTGTCACGGGATACCCTTGCCCCTGAATCATTTGAACGGATTATCAGCCCTCTTGCGGCATGGAAACACATCGAACAGGACTACCGGTTTGATGACAGCTGGAACAATTCACTCTACATCGTCAATATCTTCCCAAAATTCGCCCATCCGCTTGCCGCAACGCTTCCCGAATACGGAAGGCGTTCAAAGGAACAGCTGAAAGCCCTGACGGAGCGTGGTGAGGTTGTCTGCCTGAATGATGTCTCTGTGCTGCCTGCCGGTTTGTTTTACATCGACGATAACGGCATGCTGATTTGCCGGGATAAGACGCTGTTCAGATTTGACGGGGCAAACCGCATCATCGCCGCGTTCAATCTTGCGGTGAGTAAGCGCGACTACCATCATTCTGGTGGAAAACCCGCTCCCACCTCTTCAAGGCAGCTCAGGGAAGGAAGCCAGCCGGCTGTTTACGAAACCCTTAACAGTAAAAACGTCGGTCGGTTGCTTGCCGCAGGCGGTATCTACAATGGCAACGTAGAAGGGTTCCGTAAAACGGCTGAACAGCTTGGTGGGGATGCGCCTGCGGGCTATAATCAGGTGCTGAATGAAACCACCAGAGGCGTGGCCATTGCCGGGGCATCCATTGCCGTCGGTCTGGGGATAAGGCGACTAAACACCGCCCGGGAGCTGGAGGCATTATCAGGGCAGCAAAAGATAAATCAGCCCGGGGCAGTTTCAGGTTCAGAAAGACGTACTGATGTTAGCGATCTGCCAGGTCTGACATCACGAAATTCTGCATTCAGAGCTGCAAAAGACCAGGCCGGTATTCCTAAAAGCAGCCAATTCACAACACACAAATATGTTTATGATAGTGATTTTGAAAACAGGACTGTTTATGAGTTTGATGTAAACGGAAGAAAAAAATATGTCATCCTCCACGAAGAAGACAAATATGGCCGAGGTCCACACTTCCATGCAGCTGATGATCTAAGAAACAATCCAATGGAAAAGGGTAAATATAATCAATATTCCGGCCACCATCCGGAAGATATGAATGGATTTAATGTTACAGATAAGAGAAAATGA
- the xylF gene encoding D-xylose ABC transporter substrate-binding protein, translating to MKMKLTLLAVCAALALFSHAGNAKEVKIGMAIDDLRLERWQKDRDIFVKKAEALGASVFVQSANGNEETQMAQIENMINRGVDVLVIIPYNGQVLSNVIAEAKQEGIKVLAYDRMINNADIDFYISFDNEKVGELQAQSIVKQVPQGNYFLMGGSPVDNNARLFRAGQMKVLKPLIDQGKIKVVGDQWVDAWLPENALKIMENALTANNNHIDAVVASNDATAGGAIQALSAQGLAGKVAISGQDADLAAIKRIENGTQTMTVYKPISKLADEAAKIAVELGNDKQPQSNATLNNGKKAVPARLLTPISVDKSNIDSTIVADGFHKKSDL from the coding sequence ATGAAAATGAAACTGACTTTACTGGCCGTTTGCGCCGCGCTGGCTCTGTTTAGCCACGCCGGCAACGCGAAAGAGGTCAAGATCGGCATGGCTATTGACGATCTGCGCCTTGAACGCTGGCAAAAAGATCGCGATATTTTCGTCAAAAAGGCTGAAGCGCTGGGTGCCAGCGTATTTGTCCAGTCGGCCAACGGCAACGAAGAAACCCAGATGGCGCAAATTGAAAATATGATTAATCGCGGCGTTGATGTGCTGGTGATTATTCCTTACAACGGCCAGGTATTAAGCAATGTGATTGCCGAAGCGAAGCAGGAAGGCATTAAAGTACTGGCTTACGATCGCATGATTAATAATGCCGATATCGATTTCTATATCTCTTTTGATAATGAAAAAGTAGGTGAACTTCAGGCGCAGAGTATTGTTAAGCAGGTGCCGCAGGGGAATTATTTCTTAATGGGCGGCTCGCCGGTGGATAATAATGCCCGTCTGTTCCGCGCAGGCCAAATGAAAGTGCTTAAGCCGCTGATTGATCAAGGCAAAATAAAAGTCGTCGGCGATCAGTGGGTGGACGCCTGGCTACCGGAAAATGCGCTGAAAATCATGGAGAACGCCCTGACCGCCAATAATAATCATATCGATGCAGTGGTTGCCTCTAATGACGCCACCGCTGGTGGCGCAATTCAGGCGCTTTCCGCGCAGGGGCTGGCGGGAAAAGTGGCTATTTCCGGTCAGGACGCGGACCTGGCGGCGATCAAGCGCATCGAGAACGGCACGCAAACCATGACGGTATATAAACCGATCAGCAAACTGGCTGATGAAGCGGCAAAAATCGCCGTTGAGCTGGGGAATGATAAACAACCACAGTCCAACGCCACGCTCAATAACGGCAAGAAAGCGGTTCCCGCCAGGCTGTTAACGCCGATCTCTGTTGATAAAAGCAATATTGACAGCACCATCGTTGCTGACGGCTTCCATAAAAAGAGCGATCTCTGA
- the xylA gene encoding xylose isomerase, which produces MQAYFDQIERVSYQGPDSSDPLAFRHYNPGEILLGKTMAEHLRFAACYWHTFCWTGVDMFGVGAFDRPWQKSGDALEMAKRKAEVAFEFFYKLNVPFYCFHDVDVSPEGDSLKSYQHNLALMTDVLQEKQQQTGVKLLWGTANCFTHPRYGAGAASNPDPEVFAWAASQVCSAMQATHQLGGENYVLWGGREGYETLLNTDLRQEREQLGRFMQMVVEHKHKTGFQGTLLIEPKPQEPTKHQYDYDVGTVYGFLKQFGLEKEIKVNVEANHATLAGHSFHHEIATAIALGIFGSVDANRGDPQLGWDTDQFPNSVEENALVMYEIIKAGGFSTGGLNFDAKVRRQSTDKYDLFYGHIGAMDTMALALKVAVRMIEAGELDRRVAQRYSGWNAELGQQILQGEMSLAALASHALAHQFNPQHQSGRQEQLENLVNSWLYR; this is translated from the coding sequence ATGCAGGCTTATTTCGATCAGATTGAACGCGTTAGCTATCAGGGGCCGGACAGCAGCGATCCGCTGGCGTTTCGTCACTATAACCCTGGGGAGATCCTGCTGGGTAAAACCATGGCAGAACATCTGCGCTTTGCCGCCTGCTACTGGCACACCTTCTGCTGGACTGGCGTAGATATGTTCGGCGTCGGCGCGTTCGATCGCCCATGGCAAAAATCGGGCGATGCGCTGGAGATGGCGAAGCGTAAGGCAGAGGTCGCCTTTGAGTTTTTCTATAAGCTGAATGTCCCTTTTTACTGTTTTCACGATGTGGATGTTTCGCCGGAAGGCGATTCACTGAAAAGCTATCAGCATAATCTGGCGCTGATGACCGACGTGCTACAGGAAAAACAGCAGCAAACCGGCGTTAAACTGCTGTGGGGCACCGCCAACTGCTTTACCCATCCGCGCTACGGTGCGGGCGCCGCATCAAATCCTGACCCGGAAGTGTTCGCCTGGGCCGCCAGCCAGGTGTGCAGCGCCATGCAGGCGACGCACCAGCTCGGTGGAGAGAACTATGTGCTGTGGGGCGGACGCGAAGGTTATGAAACCCTGCTGAATACTGATTTGCGTCAGGAGCGCGAACAGCTGGGCCGCTTTATGCAGATGGTGGTGGAGCACAAGCATAAAACTGGCTTCCAGGGCACGCTGCTGATCGAACCGAAGCCGCAGGAGCCGACCAAACATCAGTATGACTACGATGTAGGCACGGTGTATGGTTTCCTGAAGCAGTTTGGCCTGGAGAAAGAGATTAAAGTCAACGTGGAAGCGAACCACGCCACGCTGGCCGGGCACAGTTTTCATCATGAAATCGCTACCGCGATTGCGCTGGGCATTTTCGGTTCGGTAGATGCCAACCGTGGCGATCCGCAGCTGGGTTGGGATACCGATCAGTTCCCTAACAGCGTCGAAGAAAATGCGCTGGTAATGTATGAAATTATCAAGGCGGGCGGTTTCTCTACCGGCGGGCTGAACTTTGATGCCAAAGTGCGGCGTCAAAGCACCGATAAGTACGATCTTTTTTATGGTCATATTGGTGCGATGGATACCATGGCGCTGGCGTTAAAAGTGGCGGTGCGCATGATTGAAGCGGGCGAACTGGATCGCCGTGTCGCGCAGCGCTACAGCGGCTGGAATGCCGAACTGGGCCAGCAGATTTTGCAGGGTGAAATGTCGCTGGCGGCGCTGGCCTCGCATGCGTTAGCGCATCAGTTTAATCCACAGCATCAGAGTGGCCGCCAGGAGCAACTGGAAAACCTGGTGAACAGCTGGCTGTATCGTTAA
- the glyQ gene encoding glycine--tRNA ligase subunit alpha has translation MQKFDTKTFQGLILTLQDYWARQGCTIVQPLDMEVGAGTSHPMTCLRALGPEPIAAAYVQPSRRPTDGRYGENPNRLQHYYQFQVIIKPSPDNIQELYLGSLKELGIDPGVHDIRFVEDNWENPTLGAWGLGWEVWLNGMEVTQFTYFQQVGGLECKPVTGEITYGLERLAMYIQGVDSVYDLVWSDGPLGKTTYGDVFHQNEVEQSTYNFEYADVDFLFTCFEQYEKEAQMLLALEKPLPLPAYERILKAAHSFNLLDARKAISVTERQRYILRIRTLTKAVAEAYYASREALGFPMCNNNK, from the coding sequence ATGCAAAAGTTTGATACCAAAACCTTTCAGGGCCTGATCCTGACCTTGCAGGATTACTGGGCGCGTCAGGGCTGCACCATTGTTCAACCGCTGGACATGGAAGTAGGCGCTGGCACTTCTCACCCGATGACCTGCCTGCGAGCGCTGGGCCCGGAGCCTATCGCCGCTGCCTATGTGCAGCCTTCTCGCCGTCCCACCGACGGGCGCTACGGGGAAAACCCGAACCGTCTGCAACATTATTATCAGTTCCAGGTGATCATTAAGCCGTCACCAGACAACATCCAGGAACTTTATCTTGGCTCGCTGAAAGAGCTGGGCATCGATCCTGGCGTTCATGACATCCGCTTTGTGGAAGACAACTGGGAAAACCCGACGCTGGGTGCCTGGGGTCTCGGCTGGGAAGTCTGGCTGAACGGTATGGAAGTCACGCAGTTCACTTACTTCCAGCAGGTTGGCGGACTGGAGTGCAAACCGGTTACCGGTGAAATCACTTACGGCCTGGAGCGCCTGGCGATGTATATCCAGGGCGTTGACAGCGTTTACGATCTGGTCTGGAGCGATGGCCCGCTGGGTAAAACCACCTACGGTGACGTGTTCCATCAGAACGAAGTTGAGCAGTCCACTTATAACTTCGAATACGCCGATGTGGATTTCCTTTTCACCTGCTTTGAGCAGTATGAAAAAGAGGCGCAGATGCTGCTGGCGCTGGAAAAACCGCTGCCGCTACCGGCCTACGAGCGCATTCTGAAAGCGGCGCACAGCTTTAACCTGCTGGATGCCCGCAAAGCGATCTCGGTTACCGAGCGTCAGCGCTATATTCTGCGTATTCGCACCCTGACCAAAGCCGTGGCTGAAGCCTACTACGCCTCCCGTGAGGCGCTGGGCTTCCCGATGTGCAATAACAACAAATAA